One window of the Salvia splendens isolate huo1 chromosome 1, SspV2, whole genome shotgun sequence genome contains the following:
- the LOC121799738 gene encoding E3 ubiquitin-protein ligase ATL6-like has product MYVHTYLATKSFNTMKSTHIFTTHSHGSVSLLFFLLVLSLSPAAAQPSPNPDNMYPRFSPSMAVIIAILVAALFFMGFFSIYIRHCYDASAGSNVGAALRRGSLSLHARRTAARGLDASAIEALPTFSYSEVKDHKIGKGALECAVCLNEFEDEETLRLLPKCDHVFHPDCIDAWLASHTTCPVCRANLAQHTDSDPVQPEETDPPVEADQSRDDEIVIQVDEDDHPQPSERNLSFETPNRPVRSWSIRRPKMLGFGKYRSHSTGHSLVQPGENLDRFTLRLPEGVRKEVMDRATLNRTRSLAAGLQRESSSRKGYRAGRFYKRLELPGRGANSDRWVFFTRGISFRSPRVVADSGEGSSSKRSGGKTPVKMPSFKCLEPKTDGDENRPFSEPPPV; this is encoded by the coding sequence ATGTATGTCCACACGTATCTAGCTACAAAATCTTTTAACACAATGAAATCCACTCACATCTTCACCACCCACAGCCATGGCTCCGTCTCCCTCCTCTTCTTCTTACTCGTTCTCTCCCTTTCTCCAGCGGCAGCCCAACCAAGCCCCAATCCAGACAACATGTACCCGCGCTTCAGCCCCTCCATGGCCGTCATCATCGCCATCCTCGTCGCCGCCCTCTTCTTCATGGGCTTCTTCTCCATCTACATCCGCCACTGCTACGACGCCTCCGCCGGCTCCAACGTCGGAGCCGCCCTCCGCCGCGGCAGCCTCTCCCTACACGCCCGCCGCACCGCCGCCCGCGGCCTCGACGCGTCGGCGATCGAGGCCCTCCCGACCTTCTCCTACTCCGAGGTGAAGGACCACAAGATCGGCAAGGGCGCGCTCGAGTGCGCCGTCTGCCTCAACGAGTTTGAAGACGAAGAAACGCTGCGTTTGCTCCCCAAATGCGACCACGTCTTCCACCCCGACTGCATCGACGCCTGGCTCGCCTCCCACACCACCTGCCCGGTCTGCCGGGCTAATCTCGCCCAGCACACCGATTCCGACCCGGTCCAGCCGGAGGAGACCGATCCTCCGGTTGAGGCTGACCAATCCAGAGACGACGAGATTGTAATCCAAGTGGACGAAGATGATCATCCGCAGCCGTCTGAGCGAAACCTGAGTTTCGAAACACCGAACCGGCCGGTGAGGTCGTGGTCGATTCGGAGGCCGAAGATGCTCGGGTTTGGTAAGTACCGGTCGCACTCGACCGGGCACTCGCTTGTCCAACCGGGTGAGAATCTTGACCGGTTTACACTGAGGTTGCCCGAGGGAGTGAGGAAGGAGGTGATGGACCGGGCAACGCTGAACCGGACTAGAAGCCTCGCGGCGGGGCTACAAAGGGAAAGTAGTTCGAGGAAAGGCTACCGGGCCGGGAGGTTCTATAAGCGGCTCGAGCTGCCCGGTCGGGGAGCCAACTCGGACCGGTGGGTGTTTTTCACGAGAGGGATATCGTTCCGATCGCCGAGGGTGGTGGCTGACAGCGGCGAAGGGTCCAGCTCAAAGAGGAGCGGCGGGAAGACGCCGGTGAAGATGCCGTCGTTCAAGTGCTTGGAACCAAAGACGGACGGAGATGAAAACCGGCCGTTTTCGGAGCCGCCGCCAGTTTAG